A region of uncultured Desulfobacter sp. DNA encodes the following proteins:
- a CDS encoding transposase encodes MMEVIEMFQKQIEQINVRLEMLTRDHANLLERLDEVPGIDKQSAQSILGETGVTLDEFESMVAFVAWAGLCPGNNKAQVKEKVAGTRFGIIHSKRF; translated from the coding sequence ATGATGGAAGTCATTGAGATGTTTCAAAAACAGATTGAACAGATTAATGTCAGATTGGAAATGCTTACCCGTGACCATGCAAATTTACTGGAAAGATTAGATGAAGTTCCCGGGATCGATAAGCAGTCAGCACAATCCATTCTTGGCGAAACCGGTGTTACATTGGATGAGTTTGAAAGCATGGTTGCTTTTGTTGCATGGGCCGGATTGTGCCCTGGAAACAATAAAGCGCAGGTAAAAGAAAAAGTGGCCGGAACGCGGTTCGGAATCATCCATTCAAAACGATTTTAG
- a CDS encoding archaeosortase/exosortase family protein — protein sequence MKKRYQIRFILFFALFMLIGHFLYYLSKSSLEPVLIEGLNVNVSVKLINFFSPDLLIVQNGRDIKSTSVNMTVATGCDGMDGILIILSAMLAFPMACRYKLPGLAIGILVVYLTNIIRIVLLFYILLKIPEWFDFFHIYIGQFMVIFAGGIFFLIWVSRYGTGKDSTHVRED from the coding sequence ATGAAAAAACGATATCAAATTAGATTTATACTGTTTTTTGCATTGTTCATGCTGATAGGGCACTTTTTGTATTATCTGTCAAAATCCAGTCTTGAACCAGTCCTAATTGAAGGACTGAATGTCAATGTCTCTGTCAAACTGATCAACTTTTTTTCACCGGACCTGTTGATTGTCCAGAACGGAAGGGATATTAAGTCCACTTCTGTTAACATGACCGTGGCTACCGGTTGTGACGGCATGGATGGTATCTTGATTATTCTTTCTGCCATGCTGGCCTTTCCCATGGCGTGCCGATATAAACTGCCAGGCTTGGCAATCGGGATACTGGTGGTTTATCTTACAAATATTATCCGCATTGTCCTTTTATTTTATATTCTGCTGAAGATACCTGAGTGGTTCGACTTTTTTCATATTTATATCGGACAGTTCATGGTGATATTCGCAGGTGGGATATTTTTTCTGATATGGGTGAGTCGTTATGGAACCGGAAAGGACAGCACACATGTCCGGGAAGATTAA